CAACCACTGCACGTCGTGCCACTATCCGCCGACGAAGGACAATTGCACGGTATGCCATGAATCCGTGCAGCACATCACCGCGCCGCCTTCGCCGCACCGCGCGCTGATCTATCCGCCGAATTGCCGGCGATGCCACCCGGGCTCGACGCCGGGGCGCGCGCCGCACGCGGTGAACACAACGGTGAGCTGCAAATTCTGCCATTGAGAATATGGCATATGTCTTGCTCGTCTATTTGGAAGCAGCAGTCAAGACGCTTCCCCGTGCGAAGCGTCCAGCATAAGGAGGGTAAAGATGCGAGTTAGACTCACCCATTGGGCAGCCATAGCAGTAGCCGTCGCGGCCGTGTGCGCATTCTCGGCGCCCGCATTCGCGCAGGATGCCACGTACATCGGCGCGGACGCGTGCAAGGTTTGCCACAACAAGAAGGACACCGGCGAGCAGTACAACAAGTGGAAGGCTGAAGCGCACGCGAAGGCATTCGAGAACCTGAAGACCGACAAGGCAAAAGAAGTGGCGACAAAAGCGGGTATCACGAAGCCGCCATCGGAAGCCCCGGAATGCCTCAAGTGCCACGCGACGGCGTTTGACGCGGCAAGCGCTAAGACGCCGGAAAAGATTAACCCCGCGCTGGGTGTGCAATGCGAGGCGTGTCACGGCCCGGCGTCGCTGCACCAGAAAGAAGGCATGAAAGCGTTAAAGAAGGACCCGACCGCGAAGACCGCGGAAACGCAGACCAAGCCGGACGTCAAGACGTGCGAGAAGTGCCACAACAAGGACAATCCCACCTACAACCCGGAACGCTATACCTTAAAGGACGGGACAAAGGCGGACTTTGACTTCGAGCAGGCCTGGGCAAAGATCGCGCACCCGAATCCGGCAAAAGAGAAGAAGTAACGCACATCGCAATTGAACACTGGCCACCGCGTCTGTATTCGCGCGGTGGCCAGTGTGTTTGTCCGCGTGCGCCCGGTTACAGAAATCCCAGGAAGTATGTGCCCAGATCGAGCCCAAGGAAAAGTAGCTGAAGTGCTACGCCAACAATCGACGTGACCCCGCCGAAAACCGGTTGCAGGAGTTGAAGCAAGAAAAACAGTGTCGCCAGATCAATACTCATTCGTTAGTCTCCCCATGATTTGCGAAATTCTCCACGCCCCCAATTCCGCGCCAACCGTGTCCGACGCGCGGACTAAACCGTCCGCGAAAACGCGTGCTGCATTCCTCTTCTCAAGTATGCGTCGAAAACCATCGCGACATTGCGTACAAACACCTGCCCCAGCGACACGACGCTCACGCCAGTATCGTCCACCGTTACGAAGCCGTCGTCGCATAGCGGGGCCAAATCGCGGCGCTCAGCCGCGAAATACGATGCGAAGTCCACACCCCACCGGTCTTTCAGCTCCGCGAAATCCAGGTGGAAGTTACACGTGATTTCGCGAATGACCCACGCCCGAATCTGGTCGTCGCGCGTCAGGTGGCATCCACGGGCGGTTGCGAACCGGCCCCCGTCCAAGGCCTGGAAATAACGTGAGAGCTTCTTTTCGTTTTGCGCCAGCGCCCCGCCGATATCGCCGATTGCCGACGTGCCAAACCCGATCATGTCGGGCGCCTGCTTCACCGTGTAACCCATGAAGTTTCGGCTCAGCCGGCGCTCGCTCACCGCCACGCTCAGTTCGTCGTCAGGCAGTGCGAAGTGGTCCATACCGATGGCCCGATAACCTGCCTGTACGAATTTCCACCGCGCGGCCGCCAGCAGTTCATATTTCGCCGCGCCGCGCGGCAAGTCGTCTGCGTTGATTTTTCGCTGGTTGTGCTGGGAGTCCGGCAGGTGCGCGTAGCTGTACACCGCCAGCCGGTCCGGGCGCAACGCGATCACCGAATCGAGTGTCTGCGACCACGAATCCAGGGTTTGCTTTGGGAGGCCGTACACGAGGTCGATATTGACACTCTGCATGTTCGCATCGCGGCACAACTCCACCAACTGCGTCGTCTGCTCGCCAGTCTGATTGCGGTCGATCGCCGCCTGGACCTCCGCGTCCAGGTCCTGAACGCCCATGCTGACGCGGTTAAAGCCCAGCGTGCGCAGCGTGTCGATCTGCTCGGCGGTGGTCACCCTCGGGTCCGCCTCGATGGCAATCTCCGCTCCGGGCTCGATAATGAACCGCTTCGTTATCGACTCGAAAAGCGTATGCATTTGCGCAATGGTCAGGAAGGTTGGCGTGCCGCCACCCCAATGGAGCTGGTTTACGGAGCGCCGATTTCCGAGGGCGCTTGCGGCCATTTCCAGTTCCTGATCAAGGTACTGGAGGTACTTATCGACGACCGTCATTGACTTCGATATAATGACGTTGCACCCGCAGAACGCACATCTATGACTACAAAATGGGATGTGGACGTACAAAGAAAGCGAGGCGTCCGACCGCGATGCCGCCCCCAGCGCCGTGCGGTAATCCGCATCGCCAAACGAATCCGACCATGCGGGTGCGGTGGGATAACTCGTGTAGCGCGGGCCGGGCTTGTCGTAGCGGATCAGAAGTTCCGCGCTTACCCGATCGCTCGGCGCTTCTATTTGCTCTATCTGGACCGTACTCACTGTAGTGCTCTTGATTACCGATCCTGCCCGCTTTCGTGCCTACGGCGCAAGCCCCGTGCCCACACGTCAACATGCTGGTCAGCCTATTGTACACCAAACGCATTGATTCTGGATTTGCTACATCCGGAAGCGTAGAATTACACTATTGCTCAGAGCACAACCGTTCAATTCGCTGGGATCTGGGCTGGAAAGCAAGGGGGAGATGCCAAACGCGGCGGGACCCGGGCAGCGCTGTGTACGCTGCCGCGAGAGTTCACATGTTTGATAGCAGTTCTGCGGAGTACACGAGCGACTTCTGGCAGCACAAGGATTGGGTCGTAGGCCTGGTCGAGTCCGCCGTGGACGGCATTATCGTCATCGACGAACGCGGCGCCATCGGCTACGCGAACGCGGCGGCGCTCCGGCTGTTCGGCTACGAGATGGACGAGGTCATTGGGCGCAATGTGAGCCTCCTAATGCCCGAGCCCTACCGAAGCGCGCATAGCGACTACATCGCCAGTTACCGCCAGTCCGGCGTTAAGAAGATCATCGGGATAGGCCGCGAGGTAGCCGGACGCAGGAAGGACGGCGCCGTATTTCCCATGCACCTCTCGATCAGCGAGGTGACTGTGGATGGGCGGCGCCTCTTCACCGGAATTACGCGCGACATATCGCGAGAGAAAAAAGCGGAAGAGTCGTTGCGCGCGCTGACGTTCCGCTACGAAGCGATTCTCGCCGCCGCGCCCGATCTGATCGTCGAAGTCGATCGCAATCGCAAGCACGTATGGATGAACCAGGCGGCGCTGAATTTTTACGGCGACGACGCCATCGGCCGCGAGCCGGCCGACTACTTCTACGGGCCGCAAGACACCTACGAGACCGTCAGCCCGCTCCTCGAAGGATTGGACGAGACCGTCTACGTCGAGAGTCTGCAGCGCCGAAGGGACGGCGAACCGCGGCTCTTGGCGTGGTGGTGCCGTTGTCTGCGCGATTCGGAAGGCAAGGTCATCGGCGCGCTGTCTACCGCGCGCGACATCACGAACCGGAAGCGCAACGAGCAGGAGCAGAAACGCCTGCTCGGCGAACTGACCGAGCGCAACAAGAAGATTACGTGCCTGTACAGCGTCGGTCGTGCGATCGCCGCCGCCAAATCGGACCAGGACCTGTTTGAAGCGTTGGTCCAATTGATTCGCCCGGCGTGTTACAAACCCGAAACAGCGCGCGCCCGCGTCACCTACGACGGCCAGCAGTACGCCGAGCCGGGCGTGCAGGAAACGCCGTGGGGGTTTGCGTCGGATATACGGGTCGGCGGACGCAAGCGCGGATCGATCGAGGTGTTCTACCTCGAGGCGCGCGACCAGGACGAGGCGCGCCATTTCCTTCGCGAGGACCGTGACCTGATCGAAGCCATCGCGCAAACAATCGGCGAGACCGAAGAGCGGCGGTACGCCGAGGCCCAGGTCATTCAGGCGTCGAAGCTCGCGTCCGTCGGCGAACTTGCCGGAGGCGTCGCGCACGAGATCAACAATCCCATCAACGGCATCATGAACTGCGCGGACATCCTCATGAGCAGCGTGCGCGAGGGGACCCGCGAGCGGCAGTACGTCGAACTCATTCGTTCGGAGGCCGATCGCGTTGCAATCATTGTGCGCAATTTGCTGACGTTCAGCCGCCAGGAACGCGAAGAACACAGCCAGGCGCGCCTCACAGACATCGTGAACGTGGTTCTGTCGCTCTCGGGAAAGAGCATTGCGAAAGCGCACATCGATCTGACCGTCGACGTGCCGGAGGACCTGCCCAAGGTGCGCTGCCGCAGCGAACGCATCCAGCAGGTCCTGATGAACCTCATCATCAACGCATTGCACGCGCTCGAAGAGCGATACCCCGGCGCGGACCCGAACAAGAAATTGTTCATTCGCGGCGCGGTGGTCAGTCTGTTCGGCAGGCGGCACATGCGGCTCACCGTTGAAGATTACGGCACCGGTATCGATCCGACCCATATAGACCGGTTGTTCGACCCGTTCTTTACAACCAAGGGGCGCGACAAAGGCACCGGCCTCGGGTTGTCCGTTTCCGACGGTATCGTGAAAGAGCACGGCGGCACGCTGAGTGTCGAAAGCGAATTCGGAAATTTCACCCGCTTTCACGTGGACCTGCCGCTGGATACCGCGCCCAACGGCGGCGATCGCAAGGAGAATAAGTGATCCATGACGGAGACATAGCGATGAGTTCGGACGATAGCGCGCAACCGCGCGTATTGATAGTCGAAGATGAGGCCGTCCTGCGATTGACGTTCGCCGAATTCCTCAAGGACGAGAATTTTGACGTCACGACCGCGGGCAACTACGAAGAGGCCTCCCGTGCGCTCGACGGCCCGCAGTTCGACGTCGTCGTGACCGACATCATTCTGGAAGGCAAAACGGGGATCGACGTGCTTCGCCTGACACACGAGCGATTCCCCGGCACCGCCGTGATCGTGATCACCGGCGAGCCAAACGTCGAAACCGCCGCAAAGTCCGTTCGATTGGGCGCGTTCGACTATCTCGCGAAGCCCGTCACGGGACGCGAACTCAAACGCGTCGTCCGGCTCGCGTTGGACCGCAAGCGCGTGACGGACGAGCGCGACGAGTATGCCGCGCAGTTGGACGTGTACCGCCGCGAACTCGAGGCAATCTTCAACAGCGTGAACGAAGCGATTGTCACCGTGGATGGAACGCTGAACATTCGCCAATCGAACGCCGCCGCCGACGCGTTGCTGGGCGCGAATACCGGCGAACTCGCCGGGAAACCCGCGGACCACGTGCTCGTTGCGGACCTGGCGCCGGCGCTCGACGCATTGCGGAAGACGCTGCTCACACAGCAGCCGGTCATCGAATTCAACGTCGAGGCGAACCTGCCGCACGCAGGGACCAAAGTGC
This portion of the Candidatus Hydrogenedentota bacterium genome encodes:
- the hemN gene encoding oxygen-independent coproporphyrinogen III oxidase; this encodes MEQIEAPSDRVSAELLIRYDKPGPRYTSYPTAPAWSDSFGDADYRTALGAASRSDASLSLYVHIPFCSHRCAFCGCNVIISKSMTVVDKYLQYLDQELEMAASALGNRRSVNQLHWGGGTPTFLTIAQMHTLFESITKRFIIEPGAEIAIEADPRVTTAEQIDTLRTLGFNRVSMGVQDLDAEVQAAIDRNQTGEQTTQLVELCRDANMQSVNIDLVYGLPKQTLDSWSQTLDSVIALRPDRLAVYSYAHLPDSQHNQRKINADDLPRGAAKYELLAAARWKFVQAGYRAIGMDHFALPDDELSVAVSERRLSRNFMGYTVKQAPDMIGFGTSAIGDIGGALAQNEKKLSRYFQALDGGRFATARGCHLTRDDQIRAWVIREITCNFHLDFAELKDRWGVDFASYFAAERRDLAPLCDDGFVTVDDTGVSVVSLGQVFVRNVAMVFDAYLRRGMQHAFSRTV
- a CDS encoding PAS domain S-box protein, coding for MFDSSSAEYTSDFWQHKDWVVGLVESAVDGIIVIDERGAIGYANAAALRLFGYEMDEVIGRNVSLLMPEPYRSAHSDYIASYRQSGVKKIIGIGREVAGRRKDGAVFPMHLSISEVTVDGRRLFTGITRDISREKKAEESLRALTFRYEAILAAAPDLIVEVDRNRKHVWMNQAALNFYGDDAIGREPADYFYGPQDTYETVSPLLEGLDETVYVESLQRRRDGEPRLLAWWCRCLRDSEGKVIGALSTARDITNRKRNEQEQKRLLGELTERNKKITCLYSVGRAIAAAKSDQDLFEALVQLIRPACYKPETARARVTYDGQQYAEPGVQETPWGFASDIRVGGRKRGSIEVFYLEARDQDEARHFLREDRDLIEAIAQTIGETEERRYAEAQVIQASKLASVGELAGGVAHEINNPINGIMNCADILMSSVREGTRERQYVELIRSEADRVAIIVRNLLTFSRQEREEHSQARLTDIVNVVLSLSGKSIAKAHIDLTVDVPEDLPKVRCRSERIQQVLMNLIINALHALEERYPGADPNKKLFIRGAVVSLFGRRHMRLTVEDYGTGIDPTHIDRLFDPFFTTKGRDKGTGLGLSVSDGIVKEHGGTLSVESEFGNFTRFHVDLPLDTAPNGGDRKENK